A single region of the Salarchaeum japonicum genome encodes:
- a CDS encoding glutamate-5-semialdehyde dehydrogenase, with protein sequence MTESTREKVDAAERAALDLANVPEDERNDALYAIADALRERTDEILDANETDVTAAEQAHERGEYSAALVDRLRLDESKVEDIAGMVESVAGQDDPLGRTLSARELDDGLDLYKVSVPIGVVATVFESRPDALVQIAALALKSGNAVILKGGSEASESNRVLYDIITEVADDVSPGWAQLIEAREDVDRLLDMDDSVDLVMPRGSSEFVSYIQDNTQIPVLGHTEGICHVFVDEDADLDMAADVAFDAKVQYPAVCNAVETLLVHESVASEFLPGMVECYRDAGVTLRGDEHTRDIVDIDPVTEDDWDSEYGDLELAVKVVADVYDAVEHVNTHGSKHTESILTENDEHAAVFMQGIDAASVFHNASTRFADGYRYGLGAEVGISTGKTHARGPVGLDGLTTYKYYLEGDGHLVATYSGEDARPFTHEAFDGEWTPGR encoded by the coding sequence ATGACTGAGAGCACACGCGAGAAGGTGGACGCGGCGGAGCGCGCGGCGCTCGACCTCGCGAACGTCCCCGAGGACGAACGCAACGACGCGCTCTACGCTATCGCGGACGCGCTCCGCGAGCGCACCGACGAGATACTGGACGCGAACGAGACCGACGTGACGGCGGCCGAACAGGCGCACGAGCGCGGCGAGTACTCCGCGGCGCTCGTCGACCGCCTCCGCCTCGACGAGTCGAAGGTCGAGGACATCGCGGGGATGGTGGAGTCCGTCGCCGGCCAGGACGACCCGCTCGGCCGCACGCTCTCCGCGCGCGAACTCGACGACGGCCTCGACCTCTACAAGGTTTCAGTTCCCATCGGCGTCGTCGCCACCGTCTTCGAGTCGCGGCCGGACGCCCTCGTCCAAATCGCGGCGCTCGCCCTGAAGTCCGGGAACGCCGTCATCCTGAAGGGCGGGAGCGAGGCGAGCGAGTCCAACCGCGTCCTCTACGACATCATCACCGAGGTCGCGGACGACGTGTCCCCGGGGTGGGCGCAACTCATCGAGGCCCGCGAGGACGTGGACAGACTCCTCGACATGGACGACAGCGTCGACCTCGTGATGCCCCGCGGTTCGAGCGAGTTCGTCTCCTACATCCAGGACAACACGCAGATTCCCGTGCTCGGCCACACCGAGGGAATCTGTCACGTGTTCGTGGACGAGGACGCCGACCTCGACATGGCCGCGGACGTGGCGTTCGACGCGAAAGTCCAGTACCCCGCGGTGTGTAACGCCGTCGAGACCCTGCTCGTCCACGAATCCGTCGCGTCCGAGTTCCTGCCCGGGATGGTGGAGTGCTACCGGGACGCCGGCGTGACGCTCCGCGGCGACGAACACACACGCGACATCGTGGACATCGACCCCGTGACCGAGGACGACTGGGACAGCGAGTACGGCGACCTCGAACTCGCCGTCAAGGTCGTCGCGGACGTGTACGACGCCGTCGAGCACGTGAACACGCACGGGTCGAAGCACACCGAATCAATTCTCACGGAGAACGACGAGCACGCCGCGGTGTTCATGCAGGGCATCGACGCGGCGAGCGTCTTCCACAACGCCTCCACGCGGTTCGCGGACGGCTACCGGTACGGCCTCGGCGCGGAAGTCGGCATCAGCACCGGGAAGACGCACGCCCGCGGCCCCGTCGGATTGGACGGCCTCACCACCTACAAGTACTACCTGGAGGGCGACGGCCACCTCGTCGCCACCTACTCCGGCGAGGACGCCCGCCCGTTCACGCACGAGGCGTTCGACGGCGAGTGGACGCCCGGCCGCTAG
- the proB gene encoding glutamate 5-kinase: protein MSEERTVARVSPADVERARDRAANAERVVVKAGTNSLTDEDSRLDRGKLDKLVDDIVDLRERGTDVLLVSSGAVGAGIGRIDAIEDTDRESHTLEESQALSTVGQSHLMRHYTRSFERYDQKIAQLLLTEHDLSNPERFTNVTNTVETLLDWGVVPIINENDAVATEEIRIGDNDMLSSSVAIGVGVDLLVTLTDVDGVYTGNPKRDANAHRIEAVGENYADVQELIEETATGSFGGILTKVERARAAAEHGIPAVIAGSETPNVLDRIATGKPTGTVFVPIENDD, encoded by the coding sequence ATGAGTGAGGAACGAACCGTCGCGCGCGTCAGCCCCGCGGACGTCGAGCGGGCGCGCGACCGGGCGGCGAACGCCGAGCGCGTCGTCGTGAAGGCGGGGACGAACTCGCTCACGGACGAGGATTCGCGGCTCGACCGCGGGAAACTCGACAAGCTCGTGGACGACATCGTCGACCTCCGCGAGCGCGGGACGGACGTGCTCCTGGTGTCGTCGGGCGCGGTCGGCGCGGGTATCGGCCGCATCGACGCCATCGAGGACACCGACCGCGAGAGTCACACGCTGGAGGAGAGTCAGGCGCTCTCCACGGTCGGGCAGAGCCACCTGATGCGGCACTACACGCGGAGCTTCGAGCGATACGACCAGAAGATAGCCCAGCTCCTCCTCACCGAACACGACCTCTCGAACCCCGAGCGGTTCACGAACGTCACGAACACCGTCGAGACCCTGCTCGACTGGGGCGTCGTCCCCATCATCAACGAGAACGACGCCGTGGCGACGGAGGAGATCCGCATCGGCGACAACGACATGCTCTCCTCGTCGGTCGCGATCGGCGTCGGCGTCGACCTCCTCGTCACGCTGACCGACGTGGACGGCGTGTACACGGGGAACCCGAAGCGGGACGCGAACGCCCATCGCATCGAGGCCGTGGGCGAGAACTACGCGGACGTGCAGGAGCTCATCGAGGAGACGGCGACCGGGTCGTTCGGCGGTATCCTGACGAAGGTCGAGCGGGCGCGCGCCGCCGCCGAGCACGGCATCCCCGCGGTCATCGCCGGCTCCGAGACGCCGAACGTCCTCGACAGAATCGCCACCGGGAAGCCCACGGGCACCGTATTCGTCCCCATCGAGAACGATGACTGA
- the proC gene encoding pyrroline-5-carboxylate reductase, whose product MTRVSVIGCGNMGGAFVRGLARTDGYHVTAIDLDEDALADVEPFAAETTTDIAAARDADAVVIAVKPDAVPHVLDDLDLRAGQTLVTLAAGVSRGFVDARTDADVVRVMPNLAAASRDMAAAVTEEGVTDDVRDILDALGEYVEVSEDLMDTATAVNGSGPAFAFYLIEAVKDAGVDGGLDPEQAEVLAAQTFKGAAETVLRDDRSVDELIDAVCSPNGTTIEGMEVLWDSDADAAVRAAVDAAEKRSRELAGDYDE is encoded by the coding sequence ATGACACGCGTGAGTGTGATCGGCTGCGGAAACATGGGCGGGGCGTTCGTCCGCGGACTCGCACGGACGGACGGCTACCACGTCACGGCTATCGACCTCGACGAGGACGCGCTCGCCGACGTCGAGCCGTTCGCGGCCGAGACGACCACCGACATCGCGGCGGCACGGGACGCGGACGCCGTGGTTATCGCGGTGAAGCCCGACGCCGTCCCGCACGTCCTCGACGACCTCGACCTCCGCGCGGGCCAGACGCTCGTCACGCTCGCCGCGGGCGTTTCCCGTGGGTTCGTGGACGCGCGAACGGACGCGGACGTGGTGCGGGTGATGCCGAACCTCGCGGCCGCCAGCCGCGACATGGCGGCGGCGGTCACCGAGGAGGGCGTGACCGACGATGTCCGCGACATCCTGGACGCGCTCGGCGAGTACGTCGAGGTGTCCGAGGACTTGATGGACACGGCGACGGCGGTGAACGGGAGCGGGCCGGCGTTCGCGTTCTACCTCATCGAGGCGGTGAAGGACGCGGGCGTGGACGGCGGCCTCGACCCCGAGCAGGCCGAGGTGTTGGCGGCGCAGACGTTCAAGGGCGCGGCGGAGACCGTGCTCCGGGACGACCGGAGCGTGGACGAACTCATCGACGCCGTCTGCTCGCCGAACGGCACCACCATCGAGGGGATGGAGGTTCTCTGGGACAGCGACGCCGACGCGGCCGTCCGGGCGGCGGTCGACGCGGCCGAGAAGCGCTCTCGGGAACTCGCGGGCGACTACGATGAGTGA
- the rocF gene encoding arginase, translating to MTRSVRIIGAPSDYGANRRGVDMGPSAIRYAGLADQIEATGASTTDAGDLAVPRAEERDPDRERPASGRAKFLRETREVAEELADEVADAIADGDLPLALGGDHSIAIGSLVGSARDAEVGAIWFDAHGDFNTPETSPSGNVHGMPLAAALGKDGFADMEWANATGLREENVALVGLRSLDADERADILESEMTAFTMSDIDERGLLTVVDEAIDIASRGVEGVHVSLDLDWLDPNEAPGVGTPVRGGVTYREAHAALERLADRNRADDLLRSLELVEVNPILDERNRTAEMAAELAASALGKRIL from the coding sequence ATGACGCGTTCAGTTCGCATCATCGGCGCGCCCTCCGACTACGGCGCGAACCGACGCGGCGTCGACATGGGACCGTCCGCCATCCGGTACGCGGGCCTCGCCGACCAGATCGAGGCGACCGGCGCGAGCACGACCGACGCGGGCGACCTCGCCGTGCCGCGCGCGGAGGAGCGCGACCCCGACCGGGAGCGTCCGGCGTCGGGCCGCGCGAAGTTCCTCCGGGAGACCCGGGAGGTCGCGGAGGAACTCGCGGACGAGGTCGCTGACGCCATCGCGGACGGCGACCTCCCGCTCGCGCTCGGCGGCGACCACTCCATCGCCATCGGGAGTCTCGTCGGGAGCGCGCGCGACGCCGAGGTCGGCGCTATCTGGTTCGACGCGCACGGCGACTTCAACACGCCCGAGACCAGTCCGTCCGGGAACGTCCACGGGATGCCGCTCGCCGCCGCGCTCGGGAAGGACGGTTTCGCGGACATGGAGTGGGCGAACGCCACGGGTCTCCGCGAGGAGAACGTCGCGCTCGTCGGCCTGCGGTCGCTCGACGCGGACGAGCGCGCGGACATTTTGGAGAGCGAGATGACGGCGTTCACGATGAGCGACATCGACGAGCGCGGCCTGCTCACCGTCGTGGACGAAGCCATCGACATCGCCAGCCGGGGCGTCGAGGGCGTGCACGTCAGCCTCGACCTCGACTGGCTCGACCCGAACGAAGCGCCCGGCGTCGGAACGCCGGTTCGCGGCGGCGTCACGTACCGGGAGGCGCACGCGGCGCTCGAACGCCTCGCCGACCGCAACCGCGCCGACGACCTCCTGCGGAGCCTCGAACTCGTGGAAGTGAACCCGATTCTGGACGAACGCAACCGAACCGCGGAGATGGCGGCCGAACTCGCGGCGAGCGCGCTCGGCAAACGCATCCTCTAG
- a CDS encoding NAD-dependent epimerase/dehydratase family protein codes for MQGQRVLVTGGAGFIGSNLANHLAAENDVIAVDNEYLGTPENLSDDVEYVEADVLDDDLPTDVDVVFFLAALSSRQMLEENPREGARVNIEGFVNTVEQARDDGCETFVYASTSSIYGSQQEPCPEDMEIEASTGYDASMLGRERYAEYFSNFHDLTLAGMRFFSVYQGYGGNEEHKGEYANTISQFADQIASGEPPVLWGDGSQTRDFTHVSDIVRGLELAAENELDGVYNLGTGDAYSFNEMVEMINDALGTDVEPEYEPVPIENYVYHTKADPSKFKDATGWEPEVEFSEGVELVCEPYKND; via the coding sequence ATGCAGGGACAGCGTGTTCTCGTGACGGGTGGCGCGGGCTTCATCGGCTCGAACCTCGCGAACCACCTCGCCGCGGAGAACGACGTGATAGCGGTGGACAACGAGTACCTCGGGACGCCCGAGAACCTCAGCGACGACGTGGAGTACGTCGAGGCGGACGTGCTGGACGACGACCTCCCGACCGACGTCGATGTCGTGTTCTTCCTCGCCGCGCTCTCCAGCCGACAGATGCTCGAAGAGAACCCCCGCGAGGGCGCTCGCGTGAACATCGAAGGGTTCGTGAACACCGTCGAACAGGCGCGCGACGACGGCTGTGAGACGTTCGTCTACGCCTCTACGTCCTCCATCTACGGCAGCCAGCAGGAGCCGTGTCCGGAGGACATGGAGATAGAGGCCTCGACGGGCTACGACGCGTCGATGCTCGGCCGGGAGCGCTACGCCGAGTACTTCTCGAACTTCCACGACCTCACGCTCGCCGGCATGCGCTTTTTCTCGGTCTACCAGGGCTACGGCGGGAACGAGGAGCACAAGGGCGAGTACGCGAACACCATCAGTCAGTTCGCCGACCAGATAGCGAGCGGCGAACCCCCGGTTCTCTGGGGCGACGGCAGTCAGACCCGTGACTTCACGCACGTCAGCGACATCGTGCGCGGCCTCGAACTCGCCGCGGAGAACGAACTCGACGGCGTCTACAACCTCGGCACGGGCGACGCCTACTCGTTCAACGAGATGGTCGAGATGATCAACGACGCACTCGGCACGGACGTGGAACCCGAGTACGAACCCGTCCCCATCGAGAACTACGTCTACCACACGAAGGCCGACCCCTCGAAGTTCAAGGACGCGACGGGCTGGGAGCCCGAAGTCGAGTTCAGCGAGGGCGTCGAACTCGTCTGCGAGCCGTACAAGAACGACTAA